The Tursiops truncatus isolate mTurTru1 chromosome 20, mTurTru1.mat.Y, whole genome shotgun sequence DNA window AGCACGCTGTCTGTTAAAAATGGGATTTTTGACAGCGGGGAGAGCCAGCCATCGGTCTGCTTctgggggagccctggggtctgGACATTTGTGTACATTCACTATGAGCTGGGCAGTGACTAACATCTCTCTGTGGTCCTAGCACCTGGCACCCAGTAAGTATCCGGAAAATGTCCACTGAGTTGGATTGAACAGAACTGAATCAATAAATCAACAATCAATAAACCAATCGATAAAGCCAAGGGAGAAGAAACATGAGAAACGTGCTCTTCACCACATGTGCTGTGGTGGCCTCAGAGACTGCCAGGCCAACCTCACCGAAGCACAGGCTGACCACCGCCCAAAGGCACCTGCCCGGCAGCCTCCACTCAGGGCAAGCCTCCCGATTCTCACTTCCCACAATCCCCCCATGAAGTGGTTTCTGCTCATAGCGCCCTGGGGGGCTGTGGGAAATTTGTCCCATCAGTTCCTGGGCCCTCCTTTCCATCCCACCTACTTCTTTTGCAAACCAATTCATTCCACTATTCCTGTGACCATCGTGCAGCCTCCATCTCTAGAATCCTGGCTGGGAGGCTGGCtaggggcagggaggctgggagagccaGGGGAGGGAGTGGCCAGCCAAGAGAAGCTAAGAAGGCCAGAGCAGACTGGTCGTTAGGAATAACCTGCAGGTGTCTGTTGACTTCTCCTTTTGTCCCCCACAGCTGAAAAGACACCCCCTCTTTATTGAACTCAAAGAATAGAAGTTGATCTAAGACCCTCgggtggcttttttcttttcttttcttttttttaacatctttattggagtataattgctttacaatggtgtgttaatttctgctgtgtaacaaagtgagtcagctatacgtatatccccatatctcctccctcttgcgtgtccctcccaccctccctatcccacccctctaaggtggacacaaagcacagagctgatctccctgtgctatgcggctgcttcccactagctgtctgttttacactaggtaatgtatatatgtccacgtgGTGGCTTTTTTCGGACGCGTTGATTGACATTCCCCTGCTGGCCTAAGACCATCTAATCTGACCTTGCCCAGTTTGCTGACTGAGGGGTGCTGGGGATGGGTCAATGGAGGAAGGTCAGGGACAGGACTGGGGAGGGGCGGAGGGCCTCACTGCAAGCCTGGGAACTCCTTGAGGACGTCACAGGTTTTCTTGTGCATGACCTCGCGCAGCTTCCGAACCCGCCGGGTGCTCGAGGCCCCCACGAAGCTGTCGGGCCGCAGCATGGCCATGCCGCCGTCCACCTCACCCATGATGATGAGCGGCGTCTCGCCCACCGTCACgttggggcaggggcaggtccAGTCCACGTGGAGCAGAGTGACCTCCAGCGGCTCCCGGCCCAGGAACTTGAGGCCCATCTTCTCATCCTTTAGGACCTCGTCCACAGTCACCAGGGCGCGACCTGAGTCGGGCTCCTCTGTCAGCTCAGAGATTCGGCCCAAGATGACAAAGTCGCTCCGACAGAAGCTGGTGACGAGCTTCTGCCTTGGCTTGCAGGCCCGGCAGCGCTGGTTCCCCCGAGGGAAGGGGCAGGACTCCTCGCAGGCCTCGCGGCTCTCAAAGTTGTTGCCGTTGCCCTCGCAGCCGCCGTAGACAAAGGACTGGCACTGGCCCGTCTGGCTGTTGTAGGCCCAGCGGGGCTCGTAGGCCTTGCAGGGCCCCTGCAGGGGGGGCAGGCTGCACACGGCCAGCGGCCCGCTCACGCAGGCCAGCATGCAGGCCTCGTAGGTCTCAAAGTGGTTGCGGTTGCGGTGGCAGTGGCCGAAGGTGAAGGTCAGGCAGCTGTTGGCCTGGGCGTCGAAGTACCAGCGGGTCTGCTCCTCGCCGCAGTCCTCACTGTCAGGGGGCTTCAGGCACTCGGCTGCGGGGAAGGCTGTGCCGTTCGGGCTGCTCTCCTCGGTGGCCGAAGGCCGACCCCCCCGGACCACCGACAGCGGGAAGTCAGCACGCAGGACGCCAGCGGCGTTGCGGGCCGTGCAGGTGTAGATGCCGGCGTCCTGGGGCTGGGCGCTGTAGATGACCAGCTGGGCGATGTTGGTGACCACCACGTTGCCGCGCACATGGTTGGGCCTCATGACCACGTTCTCCCGATCCTCCAGCTGCTTCTCCCAGGTGATCTCGGGCCGGGGCCGGCCCACCACATCACAAAGGAAGCTCACTGTCTCACCCACTGTGACGGACTGGTGCGCGGGGTAGTTGAGCAGAGCTGGGGCCGCTGTGTCCAGCCCAGGGGTCTCTGGGGGGGCCGTGGTGGGGTGCACGGTGGTTTCGGGTGGTGGGGGGCTGGTGTTGGGCCAGGTGAAGTGATAGCGGCAGGTGACGACAGCCAGTGTGATGCCCTTGGAGCAGGCCTCGGCGTCCATGTAGCAGCGGTTATAGTAGGTGAGGCCGTCGGAGGCACAGGTGAAACTGGGCTCCTTCTCACAGCGGTCTCTGCACTTGCACACGGGCTGGCCGTCCCAGATGTCACATTCGGAGCCCTGCTGCAGACACATGAAATGGTCGCACGTGGCCTCCTTGGGCATGCCCACGGGGCCCTTCTTCCCCTTCACGTCCATGTAGCGGGCCGCCACACAGCTCTTGGTCCCACACACGTTGGGGCAGCACTTCTCATAGGTCTCACACTCCTGGGGAGAGCCAGATGGAGAGGTCTGagcaaggaggagaaggaagagaacacaggcttccccccaccctcccccatggTCTCCAGGGAAGGGAACTAATAGATGCTCAcctaccatgagaaaaccatttTGATAATACTAATAGCTAATGTATTCACCCACTATTTGCCCAGCCTTCTTCTAAGAACATTTATATCTGTCAGCTTATCTAACGCTCATCACAATGGGTACAACCATCATTCTCACTTCACA harbors:
- the WFIKKN2 gene encoding WAP, Kazal, immunoglobulin, Kunitz and NTR domain-containing protein 2 is translated as MDVKGKKGPVGMPKEATCDHFMCLQQGSECDIWDGQPVCKCRDRCEKEPSFTCASDGLTYYNRCYMDAEACSKGITLAVVTCRYHFTWPNTSPPPPETTVHPTTAPPETPGLDTAAPALLNYPAHQSVTVGETVSFLCDVVGRPRPEITWEKQLEDRENVVMRPNHVRGNVVVTNIAQLVIYSAQPQDAGIYTCTARNAAGVLRADFPLSVVRGGRPSATEESSPNGTAFPAAECLKPPDSEDCGEEQTRWYFDAQANSCLTFTFGHCHRNRNHFETYEACMLACVSGPLAVCSLPPLQGPCKAYEPRWAYNSQTGQCQSFVYGGCEGNGNNFESREACEESCPFPRGNQRCRACKPRQKLVTSFCRSDFVILGRISELTEEPDSGRALVTVDEVLKDEKMGLKFLGREPLEVTLLHVDWTCPCPNVTVGETPLIIMGEVDGGMAMLRPDSFVGASSTRRVRKLREVMHKKTCDVLKEFPGLQ